In Vibrio japonicus, one DNA window encodes the following:
- a CDS encoding DNA translocase FtsK, translated as MFKENRIKVETIIKTGEEPQSSRLSGPQRIKECMLIVIVLLSILLSVALLTFSPADPSWSQTAWGADVENAGGLLGAWLADTLFFTFGSLAYPIPFIITVAAWVVLRKRGEDESIDLMLWGTRLLGLTILILTSCGLADINFDDIWYFSSGGVIGDVLTTLSLPTFNVLGTTLVLLFLWGAGLTLLTGISWLTIVDWLGDKAISLFTGLVNKLRGEREEVYEPQLTTPEPSRLKEQEPIEPTTAFDAKPEVEREPQRRFNIHVPEERKEPVFSGVPVVEDNTPVTAAPPVAHTTPVTPVVPVERVQQASVEPIYTKPNLEVEPTPSYHEEPLMERTHQLGATIEELEAAAQSEEDFPQQMDDYPQEYMASQEEYFGEVDNDYQPDRSQEVDVAQSLPWVDSQSDVVADDTQPVIEPQSLDEITSNIEPDPVHQEPVISTFDVAEEEIERSASVDVEEVTEQDKDVSAFQNIVADAQANAVAQRNPFLVQQDTNLPKPKEPMPTLELLYHPEKRENFIDRDALEEIARLVEAKLADYKIKAEVVDIFPGPVITRFELDLAPGVKVSRISGLSMDLARSLSAMAVRVVEVIPGKPYVGLELPNMSRQTVYFSDVVGSQQFIEAKSPTTVVLGQDIAGEAVVADLSKMPHVLVAGTTGSGKSVGVNVMILSMLYKATPEEVRFIMIDPKMLELSIYEGIPHLLSEVVTDMKDASNALRWCVGEMERRYKLMSALGVRNIKGFNDKLKMAAEAGHPIHDPLWQPGDSMDEYPPLLEKLPYIVVVVDEFADLMMVVGKKVEELIARLAQKARAAGIHLILATQRPSVDVITGLIKANIPTRVAFTVSTKTDSRTILDQGGAESLLGMGDMLYLPPGSSHTIRVHGAFASDDDVHAVVNNWKARGKPNYIDEITHGDQGPEALLPGEKPEGDEEMDPLFDQVVEHVVQSRRGSVSGVQRRFKIGYNRAARIVEQLESQGIVSAPGHNGNREVLAPAPGRDMN; from the coding sequence ATGTTCAAAGAGAACAGAATTAAAGTTGAAACAATAATCAAAACTGGTGAAGAGCCTCAGTCTTCCCGTTTGTCTGGTCCACAGCGAATTAAAGAGTGCATGCTTATCGTTATTGTGCTGCTCTCTATCTTGTTGTCTGTCGCACTTCTGACATTTAGCCCAGCCGATCCATCTTGGTCTCAGACTGCGTGGGGAGCGGACGTCGAAAACGCTGGTGGCCTTTTAGGTGCTTGGCTTGCCGACACGCTGTTCTTTACCTTTGGTTCTTTAGCATATCCGATCCCTTTTATTATCACCGTGGCAGCGTGGGTCGTACTGAGAAAACGAGGCGAAGATGAATCCATAGACTTGATGTTGTGGGGAACGCGTTTACTTGGCTTGACCATATTGATATTAACCAGTTGTGGTCTGGCTGATATCAACTTCGACGATATCTGGTATTTCTCCTCAGGAGGCGTAATAGGGGATGTACTGACGACTCTGTCTCTTCCAACATTCAACGTGCTGGGCACAACACTTGTACTGCTGTTTCTTTGGGGAGCGGGTTTGACACTACTGACGGGTATATCGTGGTTGACGATTGTCGATTGGCTGGGTGATAAAGCCATATCACTCTTTACTGGGTTGGTAAATAAACTCCGTGGAGAGCGTGAAGAAGTATATGAGCCCCAGCTGACTACACCAGAGCCTTCTAGGTTAAAAGAACAGGAGCCTATAGAGCCGACTACTGCTTTTGATGCGAAGCCAGAAGTAGAGCGCGAGCCTCAGCGCAGATTTAATATCCATGTGCCTGAAGAGCGTAAAGAGCCTGTCTTTTCAGGCGTGCCTGTAGTCGAAGACAATACTCCAGTAACAGCTGCACCACCTGTAGCACATACAACACCAGTGACACCTGTGGTTCCAGTAGAGCGAGTACAACAAGCATCAGTGGAACCAATTTACACCAAGCCGAATCTAGAGGTTGAGCCTACGCCTTCCTATCATGAAGAACCGCTTATGGAGCGTACTCACCAGCTTGGAGCCACCATTGAAGAGTTAGAGGCTGCCGCGCAGTCTGAAGAAGATTTTCCTCAGCAAATGGACGACTATCCACAGGAATATATGGCTTCTCAAGAGGAATATTTCGGTGAAGTGGATAATGATTACCAGCCTGATAGATCTCAAGAGGTCGATGTTGCCCAATCTTTACCTTGGGTAGATTCACAGTCAGACGTTGTAGCAGACGATACTCAACCTGTTATTGAGCCTCAAAGCCTAGACGAAATCACGTCTAATATTGAACCCGATCCTGTTCATCAAGAGCCTGTGATTTCAACGTTTGACGTTGCAGAGGAAGAAATCGAACGATCGGCCAGTGTTGACGTGGAAGAAGTGACAGAGCAGGACAAAGACGTTTCTGCCTTCCAGAATATCGTTGCAGATGCGCAAGCGAACGCAGTCGCTCAACGTAACCCATTCTTAGTACAGCAAGATACTAATCTACCCAAGCCAAAAGAGCCTATGCCGACGCTTGAGCTCCTTTATCACCCGGAGAAGCGCGAGAACTTCATTGATCGCGATGCGCTGGAAGAGATTGCGCGTCTAGTAGAAGCGAAACTTGCAGACTACAAGATTAAAGCAGAAGTGGTGGATATTTTCCCTGGGCCAGTCATTACGCGCTTTGAATTGGATCTTGCGCCGGGTGTGAAAGTTAGCCGAATTTCTGGGCTATCAATGGACTTGGCGCGTTCTCTTTCTGCCATGGCAGTACGAGTTGTTGAGGTGATTCCGGGCAAGCCGTATGTTGGCCTTGAACTGCCAAATATGAGCCGCCAGACCGTATACTTCTCTGATGTTGTGGGAAGCCAACAATTTATTGAAGCGAAATCCCCGACTACCGTTGTCCTCGGACAAGATATCGCGGGTGAAGCTGTCGTGGCTGATCTGTCAAAAATGCCGCATGTTCTTGTAGCAGGTACGACAGGCTCAGGTAAGTCGGTTGGTGTTAACGTAATGATTCTGAGTATGCTTTACAAAGCAACCCCAGAAGAAGTGCGCTTCATTATGATTGACCCTAAGATGTTGGAACTTTCCATTTATGAAGGTATTCCACACCTGTTATCAGAAGTCGTCACGGACATGAAAGACGCGTCGAATGCACTACGCTGGTGTGTGGGAGAGATGGAACGCCGCTATAAGCTGATGTCAGCATTGGGCGTGCGAAATATCAAAGGTTTTAACGACAAACTCAAAATGGCGGCAGAGGCAGGGCATCCGATTCACGACCCACTATGGCAGCCGGGTGATAGTATGGATGAGTATCCGCCGTTGCTAGAAAAACTGCCGTACATCGTTGTGGTCGTCGACGAGTTTGCAGATCTTATGATGGTTGTTGGTAAGAAGGTTGAAGAGTTGATTGCACGACTCGCGCAAAAAGCGCGTGCAGCGGGTATTCACTTGATTCTTGCGACTCAGCGTCCTTCTGTTGATGTGATCACTGGCTTGATTAAAGCTAACATCCCAACGCGTGTGGCATTTACCGTTTCAACAAAAACGGACTCGCGCACCATTCTAGACCAAGGCGGCGCAGAATCGCTGCTGGGCATGGGTGACATGCTTTATCTACCACCAGGTTCTAGCCACACAATTCGTGTTCACGGTGCGTTTGCATCTGATGATGATGTTCATGCTGTGGTGAACAACTGGAAAGCGCGTGGTAAGCCAAATTACATTGACGAAATCACTCATGGCGATCAAGGCCCTGAAGCATTACTTCCGGGTGAGAAACCTGAAGGGGATGAGGAGATGGATCCGCTGTTCGATCAAGTGGTTGAACACGTTGTTCAATCTCGACGTGGTTCTGTTTCTGGTGTTCAGCGCCGCTTTAAAATTGGCTATAACCGCGCTGCGCGAATCGTCGAGCAGTTGGAGTCACAAGGTATTGTTAGTGCCCCGGGCCACAATGGTAACCGTGAAGTATTAGCTCCGGCTCCAGGCCGAGATATGAACTAA
- the dsbB gene encoding disulfide bond formation protein DsbB, whose amino-acid sequence MNILSALKTFSQGRLSWLLLLIFVVFFEACALFFQHVMMLAPCVMCIYERIAMLGIGAAALIGLIAPQNPLVRWSGFAVWGASAYKGLALSLQHVDYQFNPSPFATCDLFVTFPSWAPLNQWAPWLFEAYGDCSKIVWQFLTLSMPQWLVVIFAANLIALAVIVVSQFAKNK is encoded by the coding sequence GTGAATATTCTTTCCGCACTTAAAACGTTTTCGCAAGGCCGACTATCTTGGCTATTACTACTCATCTTTGTCGTGTTTTTTGAAGCATGCGCTCTATTCTTTCAACACGTTATGATGCTTGCGCCATGTGTCATGTGTATATACGAGAGAATCGCAATGCTAGGCATTGGTGCTGCGGCGCTTATTGGTTTGATTGCCCCGCAAAACCCTCTTGTAAGATGGTCTGGTTTTGCGGTTTGGGGAGCAAGCGCCTATAAGGGTTTAGCACTGTCTTTACAGCACGTGGATTATCAATTTAACCCATCGCCATTTGCGACTTGCGATTTGTTTGTAACCTTCCCAAGCTGGGCGCCACTCAACCAATGGGCTCCTTGGCTGTTTGAAGCGTATGGCGATTGCAGCAAGATTGTGTGGCAGTTTCTCACACTCTCTATGCCGCAATGGTTGGTGGTTATTTTCGCTGCAAATCTTATTGCCTTGGCTGTCATTGTTGTTTCTCAATTTGCCAAGAACAAATAA
- the nhaB gene encoding Na(+)/H(+) antiporter NhaB, translating to MPISLGNAFIKNFLGKAPDWYKVAIISFLILNPIVFFLVDPFVAGWLLVAEFIFTLAMALKCYPLQPGGLLAIEAIAIGMTSPEQVKHELVANIEVLLLLIFMVAGIYFMKQLLLFIFTKILLGIRSKSMLSVAFCFAAAFLSAFLDALTVIAVVISVAVGFYAIYHKVASGKGSSATHDHTQDDHLSELTRDDLENYRAFLRSLLMHAGVGTALGGVMTMVGEPQNLIIADQASWNFGEFIIRMLPVTAPVFVCGLITCVLVEKFKVCGYGARLPDNVRKILVDFDNEERKTRTNLDVAKLWIQGAIAVWLIVGLALHLAAVGLIGLSVIILATAFTGVIEEHALGKAFEEALPFTALLAVFFSVVAVIIDQELFKPVIDAVLHVEDKGAQLALFYVANGVLSMVSDNVFVGTVYINEVKTALVEGIITRDQFDLLAVAINTGTNLPSVATPNGQAAFLFLLTSTLAPLIRLSYGRMVIMALPYTIVLAIVGLVGIMYFVEPMTQWFYDAGWISHHTGEVMHAVSNGH from the coding sequence ATGCCGATTTCACTCGGAAATGCGTTTATTAAGAACTTTCTTGGTAAAGCCCCTGATTGGTACAAAGTTGCCATCATCTCATTTCTTATACTGAACCCTATTGTTTTCTTCCTCGTTGACCCTTTTGTAGCTGGCTGGTTGCTCGTTGCTGAGTTTATCTTTACGCTCGCTATGGCGCTTAAGTGCTACCCTTTGCAGCCAGGTGGTTTGCTAGCCATCGAAGCCATCGCAATTGGAATGACCAGTCCAGAGCAGGTAAAACACGAGCTTGTCGCTAATATTGAAGTGCTACTACTGCTTATCTTTATGGTTGCTGGTATCTACTTCATGAAACAGTTACTACTGTTTATTTTTACGAAGATACTACTAGGTATCCGCTCCAAATCCATGCTGTCTGTGGCATTCTGTTTCGCGGCTGCATTTCTCTCTGCTTTCCTTGACGCGTTAACCGTTATTGCTGTTGTTATCAGCGTTGCGGTTGGCTTCTACGCTATTTATCACAAAGTAGCGTCAGGTAAAGGGTCCAGCGCAACACATGACCATACGCAAGATGACCACCTATCAGAACTGACACGTGATGACCTTGAAAACTACCGTGCGTTTTTACGTTCACTGCTCATGCATGCGGGTGTCGGTACGGCACTTGGTGGTGTTATGACCATGGTAGGCGAACCACAAAACTTAATCATCGCGGATCAAGCAAGCTGGAATTTCGGCGAGTTTATTATCCGTATGCTTCCTGTCACTGCACCTGTCTTTGTTTGTGGACTTATTACATGTGTGCTAGTCGAGAAGTTTAAAGTGTGCGGTTATGGTGCGCGCCTTCCTGACAACGTACGTAAAATTCTGGTTGATTTCGACAATGAAGAAAGAAAAACGCGTACTAACCTAGATGTGGCAAAACTGTGGATTCAAGGTGCCATTGCGGTTTGGTTGATTGTTGGTCTTGCGTTGCACTTAGCGGCTGTAGGCCTTATTGGTCTATCTGTGATTATCCTAGCAACGGCATTTACAGGCGTTATTGAAGAGCACGCTCTTGGTAAAGCATTTGAAGAGGCGTTGCCGTTTACTGCCCTATTAGCGGTTTTCTTCTCTGTGGTTGCCGTGATTATCGATCAGGAGTTGTTCAAACCTGTTATTGATGCGGTATTGCATGTAGAAGATAAAGGCGCGCAACTTGCGTTGTTCTACGTCGCTAACGGTGTTCTTTCTATGGTGTCAGACAACGTGTTCGTAGGTACGGTTTACATCAACGAAGTTAAAACAGCACTTGTTGAAGGTATCATCACCCGCGACCAATTTGACTTGTTAGCAGTTGCGATCAATACCGGTACTAACCTACCTTCCGTCGCAACACCAAACGGTCAGGCCGCTTTCCTATTCCTACTGACATCGACTCTGGCTCCGCTAATTCGTTTGTCTTACGGCCGAATGGTCATCATGGCTCTGCCATACACTATCGTACTGGCTATTGTTGGCCTAGTGGGCATCATGTACTTTGTTGAACCTATGACACAGTGGTTCTACGATGCAGGCTGGATTTCCCATCATACTGGTGAAGTCATGCACGCGGTATCAAATGGCCACTAA
- the fadR gene encoding fatty acid metabolism transcriptional regulator FadR yields MVIKAKSPAGFAEKYIIESIWKGRFPPGSILPAERELSELIGVTRTTLREVLQRLARDGWLTIQHGKPTRVNQFMETSGLHILDTLMTLDAENATSIVEDLLAARTNISPIFMRYAFKANKESSEKTISTVIESCEALLASESWDTFMESSAYADKILQHVKDDGEKDEEKRQAILIAKTFNFYDYMLFQRLAFHSGNQIYGLIFNGLKKLYDRVGSYYFSNPHARDLALKFYHDLLDVCESGDRDRILIVIRNYGMESAQVWNKMKMTLPTNFTEDDS; encoded by the coding sequence ATGGTCATAAAGGCAAAGAGCCCAGCGGGATTTGCGGAAAAATACATTATTGAAAGTATTTGGAAAGGACGCTTCCCTCCTGGCTCTATTTTACCTGCAGAACGAGAGCTCTCCGAACTTATTGGTGTAACCCGAACTACATTGCGTGAAGTGTTACAACGTTTAGCTCGTGATGGCTGGCTTACTATCCAGCATGGGAAACCAACCCGAGTTAATCAGTTTATGGAAACATCGGGGCTACACATTTTAGATACTTTGATGACTCTAGACGCGGAAAACGCGACTTCTATCGTTGAGGATTTGCTTGCAGCACGTACTAACATTAGCCCGATTTTCATGCGATACGCATTCAAGGCGAATAAAGAAAGCTCAGAGAAAACTATCTCAACGGTTATCGAGTCTTGCGAAGCCCTCCTTGCCTCTGAATCATGGGACACGTTTATGGAATCGTCAGCTTATGCAGACAAGATTCTTCAGCACGTAAAAGATGATGGTGAAAAGGACGAGGAAAAACGTCAGGCAATTTTGATTGCGAAAACGTTCAATTTCTATGATTACATGCTTTTCCAACGCTTAGCGTTCCATTCTGGTAACCAAATTTATGGTTTGATCTTTAATGGATTGAAAAAGCTATATGATCGCGTGGGTAGTTACTACTTTTCTAATCCGCATGCGCGAGATTTGGCATTAAAGTTCTACCATGATTTGCTCGACGTTTGTGAGTCAGGTGATCGTGATAGAATCCTGATTGTTATTCGTAATTATGGGATGGAAAGTGCGCAAGTCTGGAATAAAATGAAGATGACACTACCTACCAACTTTACAGAAGATGACAGCTAA
- a CDS encoding DUF1887 family protein, whose amino-acid sequence MAIHVGIIDQDPIRLVTPLLDNRTTSNHIVFIGVKAQEEMYARLHKVLAKRQITSEFFEIPNVANTSKIKQAIALLADDLNQRFTEVKLNASCGLRHRLLSVYEIFRSFHWPIFVVEPSSDRLCWLYPDGLDDAQVQDRITIDDYLTIFGARGEFSESQLPPKLDQKLYELGERWASNALELGPGLATLNYLATTCRKEQKLDVELSEKQQGYRELNMLLSDLVEADIATYEKGILTFADEDARRFSNGEWLETLVHSTVRQIQKDMPTIQDHSLNVQVYRQLGDREVRNELDVASVVNNKLHIIECKTKGMRDDGDDTLYKLESLRDLLGGLQARAMLVSFRPLRHNDITRAEDLGLALIGPDELKDLKTHLTSWFQEAGGNEDECADC is encoded by the coding sequence ATGGCAATACATGTTGGCATCATCGACCAAGACCCTATTCGCTTGGTAACTCCGTTGCTAGACAATCGTACTACCAGTAACCATATCGTTTTTATTGGCGTAAAAGCGCAAGAAGAGATGTATGCGCGCCTTCATAAAGTACTGGCGAAACGTCAAATTACCTCTGAGTTTTTTGAAATCCCTAATGTTGCTAATACTTCCAAAATTAAACAGGCAATCGCACTTCTTGCAGACGATTTAAATCAAAGATTCACAGAGGTAAAGCTGAACGCGAGCTGTGGTCTTCGTCATCGCCTGTTATCGGTATATGAGATATTTCGTAGTTTTCACTGGCCGATTTTCGTTGTAGAGCCAAGTTCTGACCGCTTGTGTTGGCTGTACCCTGATGGTCTAGACGATGCTCAAGTACAAGATCGCATAACAATAGATGATTATCTGACAATATTTGGTGCTCGAGGCGAATTTAGCGAGAGCCAACTCCCACCTAAATTGGATCAAAAGCTTTATGAGTTGGGTGAACGCTGGGCAAGCAATGCTTTAGAGCTAGGGCCAGGCTTAGCCACGCTCAATTATTTAGCCACCACATGCCGTAAAGAACAAAAGCTTGATGTTGAGCTGTCTGAGAAGCAACAAGGTTATCGTGAACTTAATATGCTACTCAGTGACTTGGTTGAAGCAGACATCGCCACTTACGAAAAGGGTATTCTCACCTTCGCCGATGAAGATGCGAGACGCTTCTCTAATGGGGAATGGCTCGAAACGCTCGTACACAGCACTGTTCGTCAAATTCAAAAAGACATGCCAACGATTCAGGATCACTCATTAAACGTACAAGTTTATCGTCAGCTTGGTGATAGAGAAGTCCGAAATGAGCTTGACGTTGCGTCTGTCGTGAATAACAAACTGCACATCATAGAGTGTAAAACCAAAGGTATGCGAGACGACGGTGACGATACGCTGTACAAGTTGGAATCACTCAGAGACTTACTTGGGGGCTTGCAGGCTCGCGCTATGTTGGTGAGTTTCCGACCTCTTCGCCACAATGATATTACTCGAGCAGAAGACTTAGGTTTGGCACTCATTGGCCCAGACGAGTTGAAAGATCTGAAAACGCATCTCACAAGCTGGTTCCAAGAAGCTGGCGGGAATGAAGATGAATGTGCGGATTGTTAA
- the hinT gene encoding purine nucleoside phosphoramidase produces the protein MAEETIFSKIIRKEIPADVVYQDELVTAFRDINPRAPSHILIIPNKLIPTVNDVNDEDEALMGRMFVVARKLAKEEGIAEDGYRLIVNCNSHGGQEVYHIHMHLLGGRPLGPMLMS, from the coding sequence ATGGCTGAAGAAACCATTTTTAGTAAGATTATTCGTAAAGAAATTCCAGCGGATGTGGTTTATCAAGACGAACTTGTGACTGCATTTCGTGATATTAACCCTCGCGCGCCTAGTCATATCCTTATTATCCCAAACAAGTTGATTCCGACAGTGAATGACGTAAACGATGAAGATGAAGCGTTAATGGGTCGTATGTTTGTTGTTGCTCGTAAGCTAGCAAAAGAAGAGGGCATTGCCGAAGACGGTTATCGTTTGATTGTAAACTGCAATTCTCACGGTGGTCAGGAAGTGTACCATATTCACATGCACTTGTTAGGCGGTAGACCTCTTGGTCCTATGCTGATGAGTTAA
- a CDS encoding COG3014 family protein yields MRQYVKLAFILASSAFLSACSSFSAGNLFSHYSAQNEAVYQAVKSGHYQEADALLPEYVAGDILDNLEKGRVQLLNEQFQQSQASLARGDSAVRELQDKAVISVSESAASISSFAVNDNLSVYQPADYELGFLHLYLGLNYIQQNSLEDALVEMRRANIVQERARKERERELESAQEQLENQGLSPNLGSILSQYPDAGDTLKAVQNGYLLYLSALLYEASGELNSAYVDYRRALAVAPDNTQVIEGTKRVAKRLGMSSDLKQLERRYGKAKTLASNESRVIVLEEQGIVEAMQAWKQSLPLFDSRGLGALYSISLPYYPTAQTQSFLPMTLDQSQLSSDLLTDVNLMAQKNLSERMPAIIIRQAIRVWAKDQLRRQTTEQNGVGNLLFNVWNVMTEQADTRSWLTLPGEIRSSSEVVTAGDHVIEVADKRIQFHVDEGDTVLVWVSRQGNSATIWHKQLGNIR; encoded by the coding sequence GTGCGTCAATACGTTAAACTCGCATTCATTCTCGCTAGTTCTGCGTTTCTTTCCGCATGCTCGAGCTTTTCGGCAGGAAACTTATTTAGTCATTACAGCGCTCAAAACGAAGCTGTTTATCAGGCCGTTAAGTCTGGGCACTATCAAGAAGCCGATGCACTGCTGCCGGAGTATGTTGCGGGCGATATACTCGACAACTTAGAAAAAGGGCGTGTCCAATTACTTAACGAGCAATTTCAGCAGAGCCAAGCCTCGTTAGCACGCGGTGACTCAGCGGTGAGAGAGCTTCAAGACAAGGCTGTCATCTCAGTATCCGAATCTGCGGCAAGTATTAGCTCTTTTGCAGTGAATGATAATCTTAGCGTCTACCAACCTGCGGACTATGAACTCGGATTTTTGCACCTTTATTTGGGTCTGAACTATATACAGCAAAATAGTCTAGAAGATGCCTTGGTTGAAATGAGACGTGCCAACATTGTCCAAGAACGCGCGCGTAAAGAAAGAGAGAGGGAGCTCGAATCTGCGCAAGAGCAGCTTGAAAATCAGGGCCTATCGCCCAACCTCGGGAGTATATTATCTCAATACCCAGATGCTGGTGACACGCTAAAAGCCGTACAAAATGGTTATCTGCTGTATTTGTCGGCTCTATTGTATGAAGCCAGTGGAGAGTTAAACAGCGCGTATGTGGACTACAGACGTGCGTTAGCCGTAGCACCAGATAACACGCAAGTGATAGAAGGTACTAAGCGAGTCGCAAAGCGTTTAGGAATGAGTTCTGATTTAAAACAACTTGAGAGACGTTACGGTAAGGCTAAGACGTTGGCGAGTAATGAATCTCGAGTGATTGTGTTAGAAGAGCAGGGTATTGTTGAGGCAATGCAGGCGTGGAAGCAAAGTTTGCCTTTGTTTGACAGTCGTGGCTTAGGGGCCTTATACAGTATTTCTCTGCCATACTACCCAACTGCGCAAACGCAGAGTTTTCTACCTATGACACTCGACCAAAGCCAGCTGTCTAGTGACTTATTGACCGATGTGAATTTAATGGCGCAAAAGAATCTGTCTGAACGCATGCCAGCAATTATCATTCGTCAGGCGATACGGGTTTGGGCTAAAGACCAACTTCGCCGTCAAACGACTGAGCAAAATGGTGTAGGGAATCTATTGTTTAATGTTTGGAATGTAATGACTGAACAAGCAGATACACGAAGCTGGTTAACACTGCCTGGGGAGATTCGCAGTAGCAGTGAAGTTGTGACTGCCGGCGACCATGTGATTGAGGTTGCGGATAAGAGAATCCAATTCCACGTAGACGAAGGGGACACTGTATTGGTGTGGGTATCACGCCAAGGGAACAGTGCTACAATTTGGCATAAACAGTTAGGAAATATCCGATGA
- a CDS encoding YcfL family protein: protein MKKWLITAIVALTMVGCADNTAGLRVDGSTQQVLFDDNVLAGHLLIEDISTVQEEGHARGIVRLTSRYKGDQAILYRFYWYDDNGLEVNTKLGPWRQAIVRGFETIHISEVSVNPKGRQFRVQIRENNN, encoded by the coding sequence ATGAAAAAATGGCTTATCACAGCGATTGTCGCATTGACAATGGTAGGTTGTGCAGACAATACCGCAGGATTGCGCGTCGATGGTTCAACTCAGCAAGTGTTGTTTGATGACAATGTTCTTGCAGGTCATCTTCTGATTGAAGATATATCAACAGTACAAGAAGAGGGGCATGCGCGAGGCATTGTTCGTCTGACGAGTCGATACAAAGGGGATCAGGCTATTCTGTACCGCTTTTATTGGTACGACGATAACGGCTTAGAAGTGAACACGAAACTAGGCCCTTGGCGTCAAGCCATTGTGCGTGGTTTTGAAACGATCCATATTTCAGAAGTTTCTGTGAATCCAAAAGGGCGACAATTCCGTGTTCAGATTCGCGAAAACAACAATTAA
- the lpoB gene encoding penicillin-binding protein activator LpoB, with protein MKKSVIALLGLAVILGGCSNRVSYGDAQAVETTTIDFGSTDLQTIAGQMVDSMMVSGSVAAITRNSRPIVFVERIKNKTSEHIDTESITDTISTKLLNSGKFRFVDMDRVEQVREQLNFQNNDQLVNQSAAIQFGKMVGAQYMLYGNLSSIAKSAGSDKDVYYKMTMRLMDLESGLIEWADETEIRKQESKSLLGL; from the coding sequence ATGAAGAAAAGTGTTATCGCTTTACTTGGCTTAGCCGTCATCCTAGGCGGTTGTTCGAACCGCGTGTCATACGGTGATGCACAAGCAGTGGAAACAACAACGATTGATTTCGGATCGACGGATCTACAAACCATCGCAGGTCAAATGGTAGATAGTATGATGGTGTCAGGTTCGGTGGCAGCGATTACTCGTAACTCACGTCCAATTGTTTTTGTAGAACGTATTAAGAATAAGACAAGCGAACATATTGATACGGAATCCATTACAGATACGATCAGTACGAAGCTACTTAACTCGGGTAAGTTCCGTTTCGTCGATATGGACCGTGTTGAGCAAGTACGCGAGCAGCTTAACTTTCAAAACAACGATCAGTTAGTGAACCAAAGTGCTGCTATCCAGTTTGGTAAGATGGTTGGAGCGCAGTACATGCTATACGGCAACCTTTCGAGCATAGCGAAGAGTGCCGGCAGTGATAAAGACGTTTATTACAAAATGACCATGCGCTTAATGGACCTAGAATCAGGCCTAATTGAGTGGGCGGATGAGACGGAAATTCGCAAACAAGAATCAAAAAGCCTACTTGGTCTTTAA
- a CDS encoding phosphotransferase, whose amino-acid sequence MARMSWYEACQLDRSLMSLDHFFSRPPEYALTLTGGLTNRCWKIVASNGDAFVWRPTTPITKAFSISRHQEHQILSAISESKISPLPIFINDQGLLVEWIEGHALTHDLSFDSLLETMVRIHELDTRRIPVAPFNFTARVDHYWMMLREEFKHAPYDEVYQTWRKAPSLADVGVVLCHFDLAGYNMVGTPQGNKVIDWEYAVIGDPRLDLTLSIDVLGEDPIKSVHQYCQVRGIEGVDDWVEGVMAWRPRATMMAMLWYLLAYQLWGDEQYLTQAQNTADTFCS is encoded by the coding sequence ATGGCAAGAATGTCGTGGTATGAAGCATGCCAACTTGATCGTTCACTCATGTCCTTGGATCACTTCTTTTCTCGACCGCCAGAATATGCGCTCACGCTGACTGGCGGATTGACCAACCGTTGCTGGAAAATTGTCGCTAGTAATGGCGATGCATTTGTTTGGCGACCAACCACTCCCATCACAAAAGCGTTCTCAATCTCCAGACATCAAGAACACCAAATTCTTTCAGCCATCAGTGAATCAAAAATATCGCCTTTACCCATTTTCATTAACGATCAAGGGCTCTTGGTAGAATGGATTGAAGGCCATGCTTTAACGCATGATCTGAGCTTTGACTCCCTTTTAGAAACGATGGTTCGAATTCACGAGTTAGATACTCGTCGTATTCCTGTAGCTCCTTTTAATTTTACCGCAAGGGTCGATCATTACTGGATGATGCTGCGTGAAGAGTTTAAACATGCGCCTTATGACGAGGTGTATCAAACCTGGCGTAAGGCTCCCAGTTTGGCCGATGTTGGCGTGGTGTTGTGTCACTTTGATTTAGCGGGCTACAACATGGTGGGGACACCCCAAGGGAATAAAGTGATTGATTGGGAATACGCGGTTATTGGCGATCCGAGGTTAGACCTTACTCTCAGTATTGATGTGCTAGGCGAAGATCCCATTAAATCGGTGCACCAATATTGCCAAGTCAGAGGCATCGAAGGTGTTGATGATTGGGTTGAAGGCGTTATGGCATGGAGACCACGTGCGACAATGATGGCTATGCTGTGGTACTTGCTCGCCTACCAACTTTGGGGAGATGAGCAATACTTAACCCAAGCGCAAAATACGGCCGACACATTTTGTAGCTAA